The Methylocaldum marinum genome includes the window TCAGCGATGCAGCAGAACCAGCCAGGGACTGACCCGGGTGGATCGGATGCCCAAGGCTTGCTCCACGGCCATAAGGATGGCGTCGGAATCGTCCAGGGAGAATACGCCGGAGACGCGCAGGTCGTTCAGGCGGCCGTCGGTGATGAGAATCTTGCCCGGCCGGTAACGCTCGAGTTCGGCGACCGCTTTCACCAGGGGCTGGTCCTTGAATATCAGCTTGCGCCGCTGCCAGGCGGTGGCCTGGCTCATATCGGCCTTCTCCGGCGAACTCAGGCCCCGCCCCGGGCTGTAGGTGACGCGCTGACCGGAAACCACCCGCACCGCAGTCGGTTCGCTGCCGGCCCGTTTATCCGCGAAGCCGACGCTGACGGTATGTTCCTGAACCGTCACCGATATGTCCCCGTCCGGTTTTTCGGCGACCGCGAACACCGTGCCCAAGGCGCGGATCACCGCCGGTCCGGCTTCCACCTCGAACGGACGGGCCGCGTCCGGCGCCACTGTGAATACCGCTTGTCCGTGGCGGAGATTAATGCGCCGTCGCGATTCATTCCAGTCGAGCGCGATGGCGGTATCGGTGTCGAGCAGTACGGTACTGCCGTCTTCCAGGCGTACCTGCTTTTGCTCTCCGGTGCCGGTGGCATAGTCGCTGAGCCAGAAATCGGCGAGATTCGGACCATGCAAACCCAAGGCGAGCAGGAGTGCAGCCGCCACGGCCCAGCGAACGGGGAGAAGCCGGCGGCGAGAGGCGGGCAGGGCCGGTGAAGGGCATTTCGCGGGCGGTTCTGCCAATGTCCGCGGCTTCGCTTCGGTATTGCCCGGATTTTCGCTCAGTACCCCGGTGATCGAAGTCCAGAGGCGCTCCGCTTCACGGAATGCGGCGGCGTGCTCCGGATTTTCAGCCAGCCACTCGGCGAACCGCCGGCGATCGTCTTCTCCGACCGCGCCGGAGCGCAGCAGTACCAGCCAGTCGATAGCCCTGTCGGAAAGCAGTTTGCGTTGGTCTCTTGGATTCACGGGCGATGCCTCAGGAGATGGGAGGAAGGCTTATGCCATCTTGTCAGACCGTTATTCCGGGAAGGCGTGATCGTGATCAAGTTATACCGTTTGGAATTCGAAGGGTGGCTCCGGTGCTTCCGATGATACCGTTCCTTGGTCAATCGATCTGATCCTCGAGCCGATCCCGACAATGTTTAAGTGCCTTGGCGATACGCTTCGCCACCATGCGCTCGGATACCCCCAGGCGTTCCGCGATCCGGGCGTAGCTGAGGCCGTCCGCGCCGCTCAGCAGCAAAGCGGTGCGCGAGTCCACCGGCAGTTCCGATAGCGCGGCTTTCAAGCGGTCCATGGTTTGCCCCAGATCGGCGGCCTGGTCTGGCGCCAAGCCGCTGCTCGGCGCGGATTCGACAGCGGCCGCTTCGTCGTCGTGGGCGGCTTCGTAACGGGATCGAACGGTCTGTTTGCGCAAATAGTCGACCACCAAGTTGGCGGCGATGCGAAAAGCCAGTGCGCGAGGATTATCGGCGGGTTTCCGGCGCTCGCTCTGGTGCAGGCGCAGATAGGTTTCCTGCGCCAAATCGGCGGCGGTTTCCGGGCAGCGGAGGCGGCGCAGCAGAAAGGCGAGAATTTCGTCGCGGCTATCCAGGAACGCGCTTTCGGTGCCGGAAGGTGGAGGGCTCATAACACGTCAATGAGAATCTGTGCCGGTAGGGGGCGGACTCAGCGCGGATCGTGCCTTGAGAATCGCGAGTATCGGGGTTTACCGGAAGTGGGCCGGAAATGCAGCGGGTATTTTGGACCGGTTTCCGCTCCGGACGATTGCACGATCGTTCGACATGGTCGCGGTCGGGCTCTCCATCAGGTGCCCACTGAATTTCGGAAAGGCCGACCGCTGGTACGCGTCAAAACTGAATCAAAGCGCGTGCCAAATTCGGTATCGTGGATCTTTCAATGGTTTACGCAAGTCCAAGCCGTTTTCTGCCGCGATCAATGCTGCATATGGCGCAGCGCGCTGTGTCATTAGCCTTACCTTGAGTGCGACAAAATGTCTCATTGAATCAAGAAGTTAAGATGTCTAAGCTGAGTTCGTCTCGTAGCCGCCCCGGGTTCGTCTCTTGAAGAACGGCGGAGGCGCGTGAGATCTCCTCGGTCTATCGGGATGCCCTTCATCGGGCATCCTTTTTTTTGCCTTGTGCCAGTCTCCGGAACCTCTGCGGGCAGCGCGTCGCTCAGGACGGCCAAATCCTTTGTCCTGGTCAATCTGCCCTTCACCGTGATGGCCTGCCGGTTTCTCCTCAGGTCCTATCGGCCGTCGGTGAATCATTGGGCAATCGTTACAGGCCTCGCCGCGTTTTGGCACGGACCGGTAACGGTTTCATCTAAATCCACCACATCGATGCCGTCTGTCATCATGGAGGCAGACGGTCCGGGCGGGAAAAACCGCCAAGCCGGGTGAAAACGCCTTCGGGCGCAATGCGGCCGGCAGTAGGTGTTCCGTCAAAACCCGCAGGTGCCTTAGGGTTTTGCCCCTCCCGGCTCATGCGGCCGGGCTTTCCGCTCAGGATCAGCCGCCGAAATTCTCCGCCGTCCTCCAGGGTTCCGGCGATCCGAAATATGTCCGGGCGGCAGGCAGTGCGGGGCTCGGGCGCAAACGGCCGTGTTCGAGCCAAGCCTTCTTGACGGCGGCGGTCCGGGTTGGCTCGATTCTTTCATTGCTTAACGCGCACAGTTTTTCATTAAACATTTTTCTTTATTTTTCCCAAGGAGGAATCCGATTATGTTGATGGGTGCGCTTGCTGTTTTTACTTTGGTCGCGGGCATGGGCTTGATGATGGTCCTGGACGTTTGGCGCGGCCGGCGCGTGGGGACGGCTTACTCAATGCTCCATGCCGCTGCCGCGCTCCTGGGTTCCGCTTTGGTGATCGCCGTTGCGCTGGACGGCGATACGCGGCTTTATGCCAATATCGGCATGGCGGTCGTCATCATTCTTTTAGGGGTTGCGATGGGTTTCGCCGTCAAGAAAGGGAAACGCGCGCCTAGACTGGTGTTGATGGCGCATGCGGCCCTGGCGGTCGCCTGCTACGGGCTGCTGGGTTTCTTCGCGTTAAATCCGGACGCGACCTTGATGTAATCAAGCCTCGAAGCAGGTGGACATCTTTGCTTGGCGAAGGCCTTCCTGTGTAATGCGAGGAATTCCATTCGGCACTCGAATGAACATTCACCGTAGGATGGGTAGAGCGAAGCAAAGCCCATCGATGGTGGGTTAGCCTTTCGACGGAGCTCAGGACAGGCCCTTCGACCGGGCTCAGGACAGGCTCTGCGAAACTCACCAATTCGAGGCCATTCGGTGGGTTACGGCGCACGCGACGCGCAGTGATCGGCCGCCGGTCAGTGCTGATGCGCGCCTAACCCTCCCTACGCGAATGGAGGCCTGATTGAAAGCGATTTGGAAGAAGGCCCGAATTCGGCCGCCTTCACCCTATCCTTTCCCCGCGGAGCAATGCCGTCGAGTCTGCAATATCGTCTACGCTGCCTCGGCTTTCTCCAATCGCAAACGGTCATCCGGGGAGCGCCCGGATGACCCTTCCAATCGCAAACGGTGTCTCCGGGAGCGCCGAAGCCACCCTTCCAATCGCAAACGGTGTCCTGAGAGCGCCGAATGACCTTGGCCGGCGAAGAGGGGGGTTGAACTTGAGAATCCTGGATTGGCCGTCTCCGGAAGCGGTCCGCCGATGGATGGCTTGCCGTCCAAAACGGAAGCGTGAACGGAATCCCGACGGTCTCGGGCTCTGGGTACTGTGTCAGACGCAGGAAAATTTTCCGGACGATTTCGGCGGCATCCTGTTCCCGGTGGCGCTGGGGACCTCAGGCAGATTCGGCACGACCAAAAAGATGGCGCCGCCCACGAGCGGCGCCGGCAACCTAGTGAGGCGAATAGCAGGCGCGGGCGGACGGCATGCACGGAGGAAGAGGGGGTTCCGTACCCGGACGCCCGCCTGCGCTGATTTAAATAAAGCAAGGACAATGCCAAGCAGTAAGCCGCGGTTCGCGGGCGCTCGGCCGATTGATCCGTTCGCCGCTGCGGGAAACGACTGAGTCCGGCTCGGCTTTTCACCTGTCTCAACCGGTAATCGAACCGGAGCGTCACCGCGTCTTCCGGGATCCGGACCGCCGGATAGCGGCGCAGTCGGTAGAAATCCGGGTTGAGGTCGGATGGGGCGGTGCTTGGCGGGGGCTATTCGTAGCCGATGTGCTTCGGCAGCAACGCCAGGGCAAAAGCCAGGACCAGCAACAGAAAGAGAATTCCGGCAACGGCCATGCTTTCCAGCCAGGCTTGGCCTCGCGCCATGCCTTGGCCTCGCGCCATGCCTTGGCCTATGCGGACCCGGAGAAACTTCCATGTTTGCTGCAACGGCCTGGCGAATGTTCGGGGCCAGTGGCTTTCGATGGTGTTCCGGACGCTCAGCGCCAGCCGTTCCACCGGGACCAGCAGATCGCCGGCCGGAATCGACAGGTCAGAACGAACGAATCGGCGTCCGAACAGACAAGCCAACAGGATGCCGCCGGCGATCGGCCATAGGCTTCCCCAGAGTGTGCCGAGTTCCAGGGCATGTTGGAAAAATGCCTCCGCCTTCTCGGTGAACACGATCCAGGTGAGGGTCAACACGCCGAGCAGCGCCGGCATCCAGGCCACGATCAAGGCGCGGTTCGCATTGCCGTGGGTTTGCGTCACGGCTTCCTGCTTGACCAGATAAAGAAAACGTATCAGCAGCAGCGACGTGCCCACCGCCGCCAGGGACAGTGTCCAGCTCAGCCAATGCTGCAATGCTTCCGGCGTCGCGACGAGGGATTTCTTGAGTGATTCCTTGGCCAGTGCGCCGCTGGTCAACGGAGCGCCCGCCAAGGCCAGCGCGGGGAGCACGAGCCCCGCCATGAGCCAGCCGAGTTGCCGTTCGCTGCCGGCGGCCGTCCGCACGACACCCACGCCCAAGAACAAAGCGCCCTTGGCGAGAGCGTGATGGGCGGCGTAAACCGTGACTGCTGCCGAGGCCAGCGGCCAGCCGGCCGGCGTCGCCAAAGCGAGTCCCACCGGTACGGAGATAAGTCCCATCTGGCTGACGCTCGAATAGGCCAGCACGGTTTTGGAGTCCTTTTGCATCAGGCCTATGGCAACAGCGTAGAATGCCGCGCCGATGCCGGCAGCCATCAATCCGTAGCCCCAATTCGGAAAGGCAGCCTGTCCCAGCGGCAAAAAGCGCAGCCATCCCAGAAGTCCCGCCTTGATGATGACACCGCTCAGCACGGCGCTGGCGGGCGTGGGCGCGACCGGGTGCGCCAAAGGCAGCCAGACATGCAGCACCGGAACGCCGACCTTGACCCCGAAGCCGCCGAGAAATAGCGCTACGATCAGATCCCGCAGCGGCGACAGTGCGACGGCCTTCGGAATGTCGTCGACAAACAGACTGTCCGCCGCGCTGACGCTCAGCAAGAATGCGACCAGCAGCAGGGCTTCCCCGAACATCGCCAGGACCAGGTAGACTCGTCCCGCGCGGCGCGGTTCTTCGCCGCCCTCGTGCACGATCAGTCCGTAGGCGGACAGAGTCATCAGGGCAAAGAACAGATAAAAGCTCGCAACGTCCCGGGCCAGAATGACACCGAAATTCCCGGCCATGGTGCTCAGAAAAAAACCGGCGAACCTTCGGTGCTTCGAATCGGAGGCCATGTAAATCCGGGCGTAGGGGCCGGCGATCAGCCACAGCAGCGCGGTGAAAACCAGGAAAATTCGCCCCGTGTGGTCCAGTTCCAGGCGCGTGCCGAGCAACAGCCAGGGCAGGTCGACCCGGAATTCCGGTACGAGCGTCAGAGCCAGGGCCGGCGCCGCGGCCCAGGGTGCGATGGCGGAAAGTACCCAACGCCCCGGCGCCATGAATTGTGCCGTCGCCAGGAGCAGCGGCGCGAGCAGCGCGGCGGCCATCAATCCGTCGGGAGTCATGTAAGGTACTCGCGGGCGGCGATCAGCTTGGCCCAGCCCAGTGGACTGAAGCGGGAGCCCGCGAACAGGCCGGCAGCGAATGCGAGAAACGCGGTCGCCAATGTAGGCACCAGCAGTGTGGGTCGGGTTTCGAGCTGATCGCGCTCCGCTTTCGGCCATTCTCCGGCGGCGGGCAAAAACCAGATGCGATAGAGGATGGGCAGGAAATAAGCGGCATTGAGCACGGTGCTGGCGGCGAGCACGCCGACCGCCCAATAGGCCTTCGCCTGTACGGCTCCGAGGCCGAGGTACCATTTGCTGATGAAGCCGGCGATCGGAGGGATGCCGATCATGCCCAGGGCCGCCACGGTAAACGCCGCCATCGACCAGGGCATGCGCCGGCCGACGCCGTTCATTTCGCTGATCTTGTGAATCCCCAAGGTCTCGGCGAGATCCCCCGCGCAGAAGAACAATGTGATCTTCATCAATCCCTGGTGTACCAGATGCACGACGCCGCCGATGGTCGCCAGCGGACCGAGTATGCCGATCCCCAGCACGATGTACGACACCTGGCTGACGGTCGAATAGGCCAGCCTCCGCTTGAGGTCGTCCTGCGTCAAAGCCCGGATCGAGCCGTAGACGATGGTGACGCCGGCCAGCCAGGCCAGGGGTTCCAGCACCCCCAGCCGGGCCGCGAACTCCACCCCGTACACGTCATAGGCTATGCGCACGATGCCGAAGGCTCCGGCCTTCACCACGGCCACCGCATGCAGCAATGCGCTCACCGGCGCCGGCGCCACCATGGCCACCGGCAGCCAGCCGTGCAGCGGCACCAGCGCGGTCTTCACCCCCAGCCCCGCGATCAGGATCGCGAAAATCGCAAGCAGGGCAGGGTAATGAATCTCCGGGACTCCGGAGAGTACGCCACGTTCGGTGAACTCCACCGATCCCGCCAGCTCGTATAGCCAGACCACGCCCACCAGCAGCAGGGCGCCGCCGGTTATCGTGTATGTGAGGTAGACTCGGCCGGCACGCAAGGCCTCGGGCGTGCCGCGGTGTACCACCAGGGGATAAGTGGACAAGGTCAGCAGCTCGTAAAAAATGATGAACGTGATGAGATCGCCGGCCAGTGCGATGCCCATGGTCGAGGTCACGCACAGGCTGAAAAAACCGAAAAACCGGCTGCGGTACGGCGAGCCCTCGAGATAGCCGATGGCGTAGATCGTGGTGAGCAGCCACAGCACGGACGAAAGGCTCACGAACAACATGCCCATGGCGTCGGCGCGCAACACGAAATCCTGATCGGGCAGCATGGGCAGCCGGGTCTCGAAAAGATACCGATGGAATACCCCCCACACCATGACACCCACCAGTAAAAGCTTGGCGATGGCGCCGAGCAGGTTGAGGATCGAGCGGGTACGAAGCTGTTCCTCGCCGACGAATAAGATGAGCACCCCGGTCACAAAGGAGCTCAACACCACCAGGAGCGGTAACCATGCCTCGAAACTCATGGCGCCACCGCCGATGACGCAACGGCTCCGGCGACCAGGAGCGCGCTTCGTTCCAGCAGGCGAAGCGGAAACACCGCCGACATTCCCAAGGCCAAAGCAATACCCGCCAGAAACAGCGCGGTCAGCGGCATGACCAAAGGCACGGGATGGAATACGGCGTGTTTCGAGGGCGGCAGGAAGCAGCGCCGGAGCACACGAAAGATATATGCGGCAGAGGTGAGTCCTCCCAGCACCAGCACCACCGCCCACCACCACTGGCCGGTGGACAGCGCGGCCGTGAGCAGCAGCCATTTGGCGACGAATCCACCGCTGGGCGGCAGGCCCATGAGACTGACGCCGGCCGTGGCGAAGGCAAACAGGCTGATCGGCAGGTGCCTGCCCACGCCTTGGAGCCGGTCGATACGGTCTTCGTGGGTGACCTTCAGCATGGCGCCCGCCGCCAGAAACACCGCCGCCTTGGCCACGGCATGGGAGATGGCCAGATACACGCCCCCGCTCAGGGCGGTCAGGGCGGTGCTGGGCGAAGCGGCGGCCAGGGGGAAAGTCAGGAACAAATAGCCGACTTGGGTCACCGTCGACCAGGCGATGAGCATTTTCAGTTTTTCCTGGTGAAACGCGAGCCAGGCGCCCGCGAATATCGCGATGGTGCCCAGCGTGCCGATGCCTTGTGTGAAGACGTCCGTGAGCCCCGCCGGGAAGACTTCGAACCAAAGGCGCAGAAGCATGTAAAAGGATGCCTTGATCACCAGCGCCGACAGCAGGGCGCTGACCGGCGGCAACGCGCTTCCGTGCGCCGGTGGCAGCCAGAAATGCAGCGGACAGAGAGCGGTCTTGAGCAAGAGTCCCACTGTCATCAGGCTTGCCGCCAGGGCGTTTGCGGGTTCCGGGCGTATCAAGCCCGCCAGCCCTTCCAGGGACAAGGTGCCGTAGGCGCCGTACAGCAGGGCGAGGCCCATCAAATAGGCCATGGACCCGGCCAGTGCCGCCAGGAGATAGCGGAGTCCGGCCGCGAGCGACTCCCGGTCGCCGGTGAGCGTGACCAGGCCGACGGCACTCAGGCTGAGCAGCTCCAGGGTCACGTACAGGTTGAACAGGTCCGCCGAAAGAAACACGGCGTTGAGCGCTCCCCACAGAAACCACCAAAGCGGCCAGAACCGAGTGCCGGCGCTGTGGTCGTCGGCAAAATAGCCGAGTGCGTAAAGACTGATAAAACTTCCCACCGTCGCGGTCATGGCCAGCATCATGAAGCTCAGCCCGTCGGCACGGAGATCGATGCCGAGGGGCGCCTGCCAGCCGCCGATCGGATAGCGCAGAAGATCCGCATCGTTCAGGTCCGCCAGCAGTCCGATCAACGACCACCAGATTCCGGCCAGAGCGGCCGCGAGCAGGGTCCGGCGGGCGCGGCGCCGGAACAGGAAGGACAGGGTTCCCGCCGTCAGAGGCAGCAGAATCAGAACGGGCATCCAGGGCGAGGCGGAAGATACTTCGCTCATGATTCCGGCCGAGGATCGTTCGGCAGGCGGGGCTTCCCGGTCAGGTCGTAAAGGCGCCTGGCCAGAGCCAGTCCGAAGGCGGTAGCGCTGACCGCGACCACGATGCCGGTGAGCACCAGCGCTTCCGAAACCCGGTCCGGCGGGGTTCCGGCGGTTCGCTGCGGCAGGCCGACCAGGACCAGGAAAACGCCGCTGCCCATGATGTTGAAAGCGATCAGTTTACGCACCGGATGGGCATGAACGATGAGTCCGAAGAAACCCAGGGCGAATAAAACGACCCCGACCACGGCGTAAATCAGCCCGCAGGCTATCATGCGCGATCCGCTCTTTCGTCTTCCGCCGCACGCTGCGGACCGGAAAACGTGGGGCCTTGCGCGCGCGGGGGCTCCGCGCCGATGAACGCGGTCGCGAGGATGGTCGCGATCGACAAGGTCAGGGCCGATTCCACCACGAGAATGGCGGTTCCGGCCTTTGCCTCCCGATATTCCAGCAGCCGCGAGCCCTCGAGCAGCGGCAGGGCGGCGATCGCGAGGAATGTGCCGAAACCCAGCGCAAGACTTATGCGCAGCCAAGCGTTGGGAGCGCCGAAGCTCGGTACGATGCCGATCAGCCTCAGCAGCACGCCGCCGCCGGCGAGTACCGCCCCGGCCTGAAATGCCCCGCCGGGGCGGTGGGCGCCCGCCCATAACAGATATCCCGCAACGAGAACGATGAGGGGAACGATCAGGCGACTCAAAGCCGCGAGCACGGGGCTGGAATCGGGCATGGTGTCGCGCACGGGAGGCGGACCCTCGGGCCGGAATGCCAAGATGCAGAGGATGGCCGACAGCAGCACCGCAATTTCCAGCAGCGTGTCGTAGCCGCGATAGTTCAGCAGTACGGCCGTCACCGGGTGGCGGACGCCGCTTTCCTGTAGATGCGCATCGACGAGTACGGCCAGCTTGAAGCCCGGGACGGAAACCGCGGCGATCGAGACGACCAGACCCAGGCCGAGAAGCCAGGCAAGCGCAACGGCTGTCTGCCGGATCGGGCCGGACACCGTACTCATGGCGGGTTCTTTCCTTTACGCCGTCCGGGTTTGCCGGCGATATGCGCCGCCGCATCGAGCAGCAAGGCTCCGGTAAGCCCGGTCCCTATGGCGGTTTCGGCCAAGGCGACATCCGGCGCGTTCAGCCTTACCCAGGCGAGTGTCATCAAAAGGCCGAAGACGATGAACAAGACCACGGCATTGAACAGGTACGGCGTCGCGCCGGTCCGCCAGGCAATCCAGACGAGACTTGCCGCCAGCGTGAAATCCAGGATTGCGCCGAGCATTACCGCGGCTCCGGCGAGGCGGGAACGCGGGGCGGGTGCTCCGAGCGCAAGGTGTGGCGGGCGAGCAGATGACAGGCAGTAGCGCTGGCCGCCAGTGCGAGCAGCCAGATCAGCAGGAGTTTCAAGACCACCGCCCAGGATTCGGTTTGCAGCATCAGGCCGACGATGACCAGGCCCAAGCCGAGATTGTCGGCCTTGGTCAGGGCGTGGATTCGGGTGTACGTGTCGGGAAAGCGCAGCAGGCCGACGGTCCCGGCAAAGAAGAAAAAAATGCCGAGAAACATCGAGACGGCGGAAAGCCAGGGAAGTACGAATGGGTTCATGACGGGTGATCCTTATCGGCATGATCGGAGAACCGCTTAACGAACGCTACGGTCGCAAGCACGGCAAGCAGCACGAAAATAAGGGCAACGTCCCGCAGAGCCGGCACGTTCTGGGCCTCGGCCAACAGCAGCAGAACCGCTACGCCGGTAGTGCCGAACAACTGCGCTGCCAGCATGCGATCGGCCGCGTCGGGACCGCGCACGATGCGCAGCAGTCCGGCAGAGATGTTTAGAAGCAGAAAGCAGGCGAGCGCCAAGTCCAGGTCAGGCATGAGGCGTATTCCCCGCTTCGTTCAGGGAGAGGGCGAACAGATCCGCTACCTTTTCCTCCACCGTCCGCAAGGATTCGAAAACCGGCAGCCGATGATCGAGCACATGGACCCGCAACCGATGCACCTCGAGTTCCGCCACCACGGTTCCCGGCAGCAAGTTGACGGTGTTGACCAGGAGCACGCAGGCCGCCTGGTCGTGCAGGCGCAGGGGATAATCCACGACTTCGGGCGCTAGCGGCATCCGGGGATGCAAGGCGCGCCGGGCGACATCGATGCCGCCGAGCAGCGAATGCAGGAGAAAAAAGCCGAGGAAGCGCGGTAAGCCGCGCAGGGGTTTATATCCGGAAGGATTGATGAGAAAACTGGAAACGAGCGCGAGAAAGATGACCGGCACGCCGAAGGTCCAAGCCGAAGATCCCTCCGTCAAGGCCCACCAGCCTGATGCCAGGAGCCCGGCGCGCCTGAATCCTGATCTGATCAAGGAATCGAACATGACCTCGACTTTCCATGTCAATGGTGACTCTCATCATATCAGATCGACAGGAGCGCTCCACTCTCTTTTGCGACTGCGACCCGGATGCCGGCGTATTCCAAATCGCTTTCAATCAGGAATTAATTCTCGTAGGGAGGGTTAGGCGCACATCAGCACTGACCGACGGCCGATCACTGCGCGTCGCGTGCGCCGTAACCCACGGAATGGCCTCGAATTGGTGAGTTTCGCAGAGCCTGTCCTGAGCCCGGTCGAAGGGCCTGTCCTAAGCAAAAAGGAGGGGCTAACGCACCATCGATGGGTTTCGCTTCGCTCTACCCATCCTACGATGAATGTTCGCTCGAATGCCGAATGGCAAAAAACCGACTTTTGCTACACCCGCCAGCGCCGCTTGCGGCTCCGCACAGGGAATGCGCGGAGTGACTGGGGTGGGGGGAGGGCGATTCGAATAGGACTTTGCTTTCTTTTTACGCACAGTATCGGCATCGGGGTAACGGACCGTACGGCGCCGGGCGGCCCGCATCAGCGGGCCGTTCTTGAAGTTTCGACATTCAGATAAAGAAGTCCCAGGGCGGCGTGTTCGGAACGGAGTACGCCCTGCTGAAGCATGTTCAGCGCTTCGCTCAGGGGAAATGTCGCCAATTCGATGTCCTCGCGCTCGGCTGCGGAACCTCCGTTCCAGCGCGTGCCCTGGTCGAGGTCCACCACGGCCAACAGGTGGTGTATCAACTCCGTGCAAGCCCCGGGCGAGCTGTAGGTCGCAAAAATGGGCTGCATGGATTTTGCCCGCAGTCCGGCTTCCTCGAACAGTTCGCGTTCGGCTGCCTGCAGCGGCGATTCGCCGTCGTCGATCAGTCCCGCCGGCGTCTCCCAAAGAAAGGGTTGTTCGTCGCCCGCCAGGAAAGCGCCCGGTCTGAATTGGCGCGTCAGCAGCACCAGTTGTTTGTCGGGGTCGTAGGCATGCACCACGACGGCGGGTCGCCGTTTGACCACTTCCCAGATTGCGGTCTGGCTGCCGCCATCGAACCGGGGCTGCTCGATCTTCACCCGCGAGAGCCCGAGGAAACCTTGGTGCAGGGACTCTTCGGCGATAATGCGTGCTGCGCCGGGACATTCGCTCTTCTTCATCCGCTGTTCCTCATAATGTCGGTTGCGCTGGGTACAAAGCGCTGCGCCAAGGGCATTCTGCGACCAAAACCGAATGCCCGGCGGTGGACGCGAATGATGGGCGGGGCTTGCCAGCGTTTGAATTCGGCATTTTTGACCATGCCTACCACTTTCTGCCGGATATCAGGGCCTGCCCTGCCGGCCAGCGCCAGGGCTTCGGCCCGTTCGTCGGCGGTCAGCAAATCGGGCTCCAGTATAAGCTTGAGCAGCGCGTCGAGCACGGGATAAGGCGGCAGGCTGTCTTCATCGCGCTGCCCGTCGGCCAGCTCGGCGCTGGGCGCTTTTT containing:
- a CDS encoding NUDIX domain-containing protein, which gives rise to MKKSECPGAARIIAEESLHQGFLGLSRVKIEQPRFDGGSQTAIWEVVKRRPAVVVHAYDPDKQLVLLTRQFRPGAFLAGDEQPFLWETPAGLIDDGESPLQAAERELFEEAGLRAKSMQPIFATYSSPGACTELIHHLLAVVDLDQGTRWNGGSAAEREDIELATFPLSEALNMLQQGVLRSEHAALGLLYLNVETSRTAR
- a CDS encoding Na+/H+ antiporter subunit E, producing the protein MFDSLIRSGFRRAGLLASGWWALTEGSSAWTFGVPVIFLALVSSFLINPSGYKPLRGLPRFLGFFLLHSLLGGIDVARRALHPRMPLAPEVVDYPLRLHDQAACVLLVNTVNLLPGTVVAELEVHRLRVHVLDHRLPVFESLRTVEEKVADLFALSLNEAGNTPHA
- a CDS encoding monovalent cation/H+ antiporter complex subunit F; translated protein: MPDLDLALACFLLLNISAGLLRIVRGPDAADRMLAAQLFGTTGVAVLLLLAEAQNVPALRDVALIFVLLAVLATVAFVKRFSDHADKDHPS